A window of Candidatus Zixiibacteriota bacterium genomic DNA:
CCTTGAGCATTTCGACGATCGCGGGCTTGGTCGCATCGGTCTGCACCGACGCATACGAAACGAACGGACCCGTGCCGCTGCGCGACCAGACGAATGAGAACGCGCCGTAGGCATATCCCTTGTCTTCGCGCAGATTCAGATTGATGCGGCTGGTGAATTGCCCGCCGAGCACATTGTTCATCACGTTCATCGGCGTCCAGTCGGCATGATTGCGCGGCATGCAGGGATGGCCGCAGACGATCACGCTCTGGGCGGCGCCGGGCTTGTCGACGATATACACCTTGGTGCTGGCCGGACGCGCGACATCGGGGACGGTTGCCGTCGCAACGGTGCCCGGCTTCCAGGAGCCGAATGCCTTCTCCATTTTGGTCTTGGCCTCGTCGAGCGTTATGTCGCCGACGACCACGATCGCCGCGTTGTTCGGGTAGTAGTTGGCCTGGTAGAAACCGACCAGATCCTCGCGCGTGATCGCATTGATCGAGGCCTCGGTGCCCGATCCCGTGTACGGCTGTGCGTACGGGTGCCCCTCCGGATACAGCATTTTCTGGAATGCCTTGATCGCGGTCTGCACCGGCTGCTTGGACTCCTGCTGAATCCGTCCAAGGTAGAGCGTGCGCTGACGCTCCAGTTCCTCGGCGGGGAACGTCGGATTCAACGTGACGTCGGCCATGAGCGCCAAAGCCCCGTCGAGGTTTTTCTTCAAAACGTTCAGACTGACCGTCGAACCGTCAAAAGAACTGCTGGTACCGAGACTGGCGCCCAGGCGCTTTTCTTCATCGGAAATCTGGAGCGCGTCGCGCGTCCTGGTGCCTTCATTGAGCAGTTCGGCGCACATGGCACCGGCGCCCGGACGATCGGCGGGATCGGACGCCCAGCCGCTCTTGAGCACGAGATTGGCCTGCACGAGCGGGAGCTTGTGGTTTTCGACGAGAAACACTTCGAGGCCATTGGAGAGCTTTGCGCTCTTGATCTCCGGCGGCGTGAAAGTGGGCTCGTCGCCGGGACCGGGCTGCGCCGTCCAATCGGGTGCGGTTTCGCTCTCCGCCAGTGTGCCCTGCGGGACGATCGTGAAAATGACGCGGCGATTCATGTCGAGATATTGCCGCGCATAGGCCATGACGTCGTTGACGGTCGGCTTGGTGTACCGCTCGGCATCCCATTGCAGCTTGCCGGGATCGCCGAGCATGGTGTTGTACTCATTGAGCTTGTCGGCACGACCGCCGAACCCGCCGACCGCCTGCAGGCGGCGGATGAAACCGGCCTCCCAGGTCGTTTTCGCCTGCGCCAACTCATCGGCTGTGACGCCCGACGACATCACGTTCCTGAGGATGCCGTCGACCGCCTCTTCCATCTCGGCCAGGGTGTGGCCGGGCTTGGCGGTCACGACGATGTTGAACGTGCTGGACAGTTCACCGGACGACTGGTAGGCCTGCACGTCCTGGGCGATCTGACGGTCATAGACGAGCGACTTGTACAGCCGCGAGTTTTTGCCGTCGGCCAGAATGTTGGCCAACAGATCAAACTCGGCATCGCCGGGCTTGTAGTAGCCGGGCGTGTGCCACGCCATGTACAGACGCGGCAGCTCGACATTGTCCTGGGCCGTGCCGCGCTTGACGCCATCCAACTGCGGAATCCAGTTGGTCAGACGGTCGACCGCCGGACCCGGAGGCAGCGGCGCGAAATACTTTTCGACCAGACGCTTCGCCTCGGCCGGATCGAAGTCGCCCGCGATGCACAGCGACGCATTCGCCGTATGATAGTATTGCTTGAAGAAATTGCCGACGTCCTCCAGCGACGCCGCGCTCAGATCGTCCATACTCCCGATCACGGTCCACGAATAGGGGTGATCATCGGGATAGAGCATCGGCAACATCAGCTCGTAGGACTTCGCATACGGCTGGTTGTCCAAACCCTGCCGGCGCTCGTTTTTGACGACGTCGCGCTGGTTATCGAGCTTTTCCTGGGTCATCGCCGGCAGCAGGAACCCCATGCGGTCGGCTTCGAGCCAGAGCGCCAGCTCCAGGTAGTTGCTCGGGACGTTTTCCCAATAGTTGGTGCGGTCTTCCGAGGTGGAACCGTTGATGGCGCCGCCGACTTTCTCCAGCGGCTCGAAGTACTCCGAATCGTGATGCTCCGATCCCTGGAACATCATGTGCTCGAAGAGATGCGCGAAGCCGGTGCGCCCGATCTCCTCGTTCTTCGAGCCGACATGGTACCACACATTGACCGCAACCATCGGGATCGCAGGATCCTGATGCAGGATCACATCCATGCCGTTGGGCAACGTGTACTTCTCGAATTCCAGTTTCGGCAGATCGGCCGACAACACCGGCGCGGCGAACAGCAGCGCCAATGCAACGACAACCAGCCCGATACGCGAGGCATTCATCCTCGACTCCTTGGTGGAAGGTTTTAAGTTTCTTCTATGCCTAAATCTGAAGGTATCCCCAACGAACGCCGTAATCGTGGCGCGGAAACATACAACATGCAGTAACGGGGGCCAAGAATCAAGTGCTCCGTGGGATGTCAAAACATTGTAAGCCGCCGTGGCTCAGGCCATTGGCACGACGGAGTAATGCGACACTCTAAGCACGGGGACGGCCAGAACCATATCGTGGTCCCCTGCGGCTTAGACGGTCCAGTCGGGGAAATGTTGCGCACGGTCTCACGAATCGTGCTCGTCCCAGAAAGTGCGAATGTGATCCCACGCCTCGTTGGCGGTCTCGGCGAATTTGAAGAGATGGATGTCATCGGGGTCGATGACGCCCTCCAGCACGAACTCCTCGAAGTTGACGATCCGGTCCCAGAACTCCCGTCCCATCAGCACGATCGGCAGTTCGGGGACTTTACGGGTTTGCACCAGCGTCAGGGCCTCGAACAACTCGTCCATGGTCCCATAGCCGCCGGGGAATGCGACGAGTGCCTTGGCCCTCAGCATGAAGTGCATCTTGCGGATGGCGAAGTAGCGAAACTGAAAGCACAACTCCGGCGTGATGTACGGATTCGGTTCCTGCTCATGCGGCAGCGTGATATTCAGCCCGATGCTCTCCGCGCCGATTTCCCACGCGCCGCGATTGGCCGCTTCCATGATGCCCGGCCCGCCACCGGTGACGATCACGAAGTCCTGATCGCCATTGCCGCGTTTATCGGTCGAGACGATCTTGGCGAACGAGCGTGCTTCGTCGTAGAAACGCGACTTCGCCAGAATGCGTCGTGCCGCCTCTACGCGCATTGCCAGACGCGGCTCGCCTGGGTTCGCCGCGACGGCGGATTCGGCCTTGCCCAAGCGGCGCTTGGCCTCCTCGGGATGAACGATGCGCGTGCCGCCGAAGACGACGATCGT
This region includes:
- a CDS encoding pitrilysin family protein, producing the protein MNASRIGLVVVALALLFAAPVLSADLPKLEFEKYTLPNGMDVILHQDPAIPMVAVNVWYHVGSKNEEIGRTGFAHLFEHMMFQGSEHHDSEYFEPLEKVGGAINGSTSEDRTNYWENVPSNYLELALWLEADRMGFLLPAMTQEKLDNQRDVVKNERRQGLDNQPYAKSYELMLPMLYPDDHPYSWTVIGSMDDLSAASLEDVGNFFKQYYHTANASLCIAGDFDPAEAKRLVEKYFAPLPPGPAVDRLTNWIPQLDGVKRGTAQDNVELPRLYMAWHTPGYYKPGDAEFDLLANILADGKNSRLYKSLVYDRQIAQDVQAYQSSGELSSTFNIVVTAKPGHTLAEMEEAVDGILRNVMSSGVTADELAQAKTTWEAGFIRRLQAVGGFGGRADKLNEYNTMLGDPGKLQWDAERYTKPTVNDVMAYARQYLDMNRRVIFTIVPQGTLAESETAPDWTAQPGPGDEPTFTPPEIKSAKLSNGLEVFLVENHKLPLVQANLVLKSGWASDPADRPGAGAMCAELLNEGTRTRDALQISDEEKRLGASLGTSSSFDGSTVSLNVLKKNLDGALALMADVTLNPTFPAEELERQRTLYLGRIQQESKQPVQTAIKAFQKMLYPEGHPYAQPYTGSGTEASINAITREDLVGFYQANYYPNNAAIVVVGDITLDEAKTKMEKAFGSWKPGTVATATVPDVARPASTKVYIVDKPGAAQSVIVCGHPCMPRNHADWTPMNVMNNVLGGQFTSRINLNLREDKGYAYGAFSFVWSRSGTGPFVSYASVQTDATKPAIVEMLKEIRDIATTRPLTTTELQDSKNNLIKGFPQDFENFSGIAGQLGSIFQYELPMDDWKTYESRINAVSSEAATAAAKKYLAPDNMVVVVVGDRKTIEAGIRELNMGDVMLVDAGEL
- a CDS encoding TIGR00730 family Rossman fold protein, with product MTENHKPHDRWWDDSQAYIKAYEDIEFLNLDELRPVRLQLELLKPELALRKRRIRSTIVVFGGTRIVHPEEAKRRLGKAESAVAANPGEPRLAMRVEAARRILAKSRFYDEARSFAKIVSTDKRGNGDQDFVIVTGGGPGIMEAANRGAWEIGAESIGLNITLPHEQEPNPYITPELCFQFRYFAIRKMHFMLRAKALVAFPGGYGTMDELFEALTLVQTRKVPELPIVLMGREFWDRIVNFEEFVLEGVIDPDDIHLFKFAETANEAWDHIRTFWDEHDS